The DNA sequence GAACTCGCCGAGCAGAATCTCTTCGTCAGAACGGCCGAGCATGTCGCCGACGTCATCGGCGAGGCGGACGTGATCTACATGGAGCCGGTGGTCCAGGCCGACTACACCAAGGGTCGGGACGAGCGTGCCGGTGAGGCAGGCTCCACACCGGACAACTACAAGGTGACCCGTGCACTGCTGGCCGACAAGGCAAAGTCGGATGCGATCATCCTGCACTCGCTCCCGCGTATGGACGAGCTTCCTGCCGACGTGGATGCAACCAAGCACGCCCGGTACTGGCAGGAGGCCTACAACGGCGTCGTCATGCGGATGGCGCTGCTGGCACTCGTGCTGGGCGCAACGGAGTAGGGAAGTACCTGGTACTTCGTACTTGGTACGAAGTACGAAACACCCGATACGGCTCAACGCAGGAGGACGAGATGCAGACTGGACTGAGGGGTCGTGACATGATCACGACCCAGGAGTGGACCAAAGACGAGATCGACACCGTTCTGGATCTTGCGTTCGATCTCAAGCGCAAGCAGGCAGTCGGCGAGCCGCACGCCTACCTTCGTGACAAGGTGCTGGCGATGTTGTTTTTCTTCTCGAGTACCCGAACGAGGGCGAGCTTCGAGGCAGGGATGGCGCAGCTCGGTGGACACGCGATGTTCATGGAGTCACGAACGACACAGATCAGCCATGGCGACACGGCAACCGAGATCGGCGAGATCCTCGGCCGCTACAGCGCGGGAATCGCGATTCGGCAGGTCGACTGGGGAGTCGGCAACGCCTATCAGCGAGCCGTGGCGGACGCGAGCCGTGTTCCGGTGCTGAACATGCAGTGTGAGATGTATCACCCCCACCAGATCCTTGCCGATGTGATGACCATCATCGAGAAGAAGGGCGACCCGCGCGGGCGCACGCTCAACGTGAGTTATGCGTATGCTTCGAGCTACCAGAAGCCGCTCAGTGTGCCGCAGAGTCTCATCTTGCTGGCGACCAGATTTGGCATGAACGTGCGCCTGACTCGTCCGCCCGAGTTCAAGCTGATGCCCGAGATCGTCGCCCAGGCCGAAGAGAATGCTCGGCGGTCCAAGGGCTCGTTCGAGATCCTCGAGGATTTCGAGGACGGTTTCCGTGATGCCGACGTTGTATACGCGAAGAGCTGGGGAGCGATGCTCACCACCACGGACGATGAGAAGTCGGCGGCAATCGGGTCCAAGTACACGGACTGGATCACCGACGAGCGGCGAATGGCTCTGGCGAAGGAGGACGCGATCTACATGCATCCGCTTCCGGCCGACCGTAATGTCGAGGTGACCGACGGAGTTCTCGACGGGCCGCACAGCGTCGTGTTCGATCAGGCGGAGAACCGGCTCCACGCACAGAAAGCAGTGATGGCGTTGACGATGTAGCACCGGGTGTGAACCAGCCGGTGCGGGGCATCGAGAAGGAGAGATTTGTTGAGCAACACCAGACGTCCGCTCGCCGTGGTGGCCATTGGGGGCAATTCGCTGATCAGGGACGCCGAGCATCGCTCGGTGGAAGATCAGTACATTGCGGCCGGAGAGACGGATCAGCACATCGCCGAGTTGATTCGTACGGGTTGGGATGTAGCTATCACTCATGGGAACGGACCTCAGGTGGGTTTCATCCTGAGACGCTCCGAGCTCGCAAAGCACGAATTGCACGAGGTTCCGCTCGATGCCTGCGGTGCCGATACACAGGGAGCGATCGGCTACGCGCTCCAGCAGAATCTGTATAACGACTTCCTCCAGCTCGGCATCGACAAGACCGTGGCAACGGTTGTGACGCAGGTCGAGGTGGACGCCACCGATCCGGCGTTCGAGCATCCGGCAAAGCCGATTGGCACGTTCATGGATGCCGAGGCGGCCGCCCGCCGACGGGAAGTCGACGGCTGGGAGGTCGTGGAGGACGCAGGCCGGGGCTGGCGCAGGGTCGTGGCATCACCTCTCCCGAAGAGGATCGTCGAGATCGAGGCCATCCGGGAGTTGCTCGGAGCGGGGATGGCGGTCATCTGTGTCGGGGGAGGAGGCATCCCTGTCGTCGCCGACGAGACTGGTGCCCTCACGGGAGTCCCTGCAGTGATCGACAAGGACCGTGCCTCCGCCCTACTCGCAAAGGAACTCGATGCGGACCTGCTGCTGATCAGCACCGCGGTCGAGAAAGTGGCGTTGGGCTGGGGTACGCCGGAGCAGCGCTGGGTCGATCGGATGAGTCTCGAGGAGGCGAAGCAGTACCTTGGCGAAGGCATCCATTTCGCCAAAGGGAGCATGGCGCCGAAGATCGAGGCGGCGATCACCTTCCTCGAGGGCGGCGGTCGGGAAGTTCTCATCACGGACCCGGCGAACATCGAACGAGGTGTTGCGGGTGAGACCGGGACCCGGATCGTGCAATGACACCAGATCATGTCACGGGTTTGCGCTGCGTCATCTGTGGAAAGATCTACGCACCTGACGAAGTGGAGTATGTCTGCCCCGAGCACGGGTATGACGGCATTCTCGATGTCCTGTATGACTATGACCTGATCGCTTCTCGGACACGGCGGGACGATCTCGGGGCGGAGTGGTCCATGTGGAGGTACCGGCCACTGCTTCCCATCGCGGCGGACGCTGCAGTCCCACCCCTCGCCGTCGGGTGGACCCCTCTCTACGAGCTGCCCAAACAGGCCGAGAAGCTCGGGCTTGCCAGGCTCTGGATCAAAGACGGCGGGAGGGAACCGACCGCGTCGTTCAAGGATCGGGCGAGCGCAATCGCCATCGTCAAGGCCCATGAGAGAGGAGCAACGGTGATCACCACCGCCTCGACGGGGAATGCCGCCGCCGCGCTCAGCGGCCTCAGCGCGTCGGTGGGCCAGGAGAACGTGATCTTCGTCCCCCGTTCCGCTCCAGAGGCGAAGATCGCCCAGCTCCTTGCCTTCGGCTCGACGGTATTCGCGGTTCGAGGCACGTACGACGATGCATTCGAACTCTGTCTTCGCGTCGCGGATGCATATGGCTGGTACAACCGCAACACCGCCTACAACCCCTACATGAGCGAAGGCAAGAAGACGGCGGCGTATGAGATCGCGGAGCAGCTCGGGTGGGAATCGCCGGACGCCGTGCTCGTGAGTGTCGGAGACGGGTGCATCATCGGAGGTCTCCACAAGGGTTTCAAGGACCTGCTTGCCCTCGGCTGGATCGATCGGATTCCACGGCTCATCGGTGTCCAGGCCGAGGGAAGCAACTATCTGGCGGAGGCTTGGGAGACAGGTGAGGACGTGTTGACCAAGCCGGCCATCGACGCCCAAACCGTCGCGGATTCGATCTCGGCAGGGTTGCCGAGGGACCGGATCAAGGCGATGGCGGCGGTCGTCGAGACCGACGGCGCGTACGTGACCGTCAGTGACGACGAGATCCTGGCGGCAATCCCCGCGATGGCGAGAGCCAGCGGCGTGTTCGGTGAACCGGCCGGCGCTGCCGCATACGCCGGGCTCCTCAAAGCGAAGGAACTCGGGTTGCTCACCGCGGGAGACAAGGCAGTTGTCCTGAACACCGGAAGCGGTCTGAAAGACGTGGCGTCGGCAGTTCGAGCCGCCGGCATGGCAGGAAGTGTCTCGTATGAGATCACGCCCACCCTGGAAGCCGTACGGGCGGTGATGGAGGCCCCGTGATTCTGCACGAGCCGCACCTTCCTCCCGTGTACGAAGTACGAAGTACCAGGTACGAGATACCTCTCACCCCAGACTGGAGATACTCATGATCGACCTCACCATCCACGAAGGCCCGCTGGAACGGGCGCTGCAACGCGCCAGAGAGCGCAACATCATCATCCCCACGTTCGCTCAGCAGCGTGATCCGCGTCTCATCCCGGACGCCATCAAGGAGAAGTTGCGGGGTGTGGGTCTCTGGGACCTCGACCCGATCAACCTGTTCAGGATCACCTGGAAGAACGAGCCGGTCTCCAGCGGCGGTGGCTTTGGGGGAGTGAACTTCATCGAGTATCCGAAGGAACTGACCGGCATCGAGGCGCGCATCGTGTCGCTGGTAGGGAAGTGGTTCCCGACAGGTGCCCACAAGGTCGGTGCGGCATTCGGCTGCCTGGTGCCACGACTGGTCACCGGACAGTTCGATCCGACGACCCAGAAGGCCGTGTGGCCTTCAACCGGCAACTACTGCAGAGGAGGAGCCTATGACTCGCATCTCCTCGCGTGCGACTCGGTCGCGATCCTGCCGGAGGGGATGAGCAAGGAGCGGTTCGAGTGGCTGGCGAAGGTCGCCGGTGAGGTCATCGCCACTCCGGGCACCGAGAGCAACGTGAAGGAGATCTTCGACAAGACCTGGGATCAGAGCGTCGGGAGAAGACGTCGTGATCTTCAACCAGTTCGACGAGTTCGGGAACTATCTCTGGCACTACACGATCACAGGTCCCGCCATGGCCGAAGTGCTCGCGCAAGTCATGGGCGCGCAAGACCGCTATCGAGGGGTCGCTCTCACCACGGGATCCGCGGGAACGATCGGGTCGGGTGACTACCTCAAGCAGCAGTATCCGACCTCGAAGATCGTTGCCAGTGAGGCGCTGCAATGTCCCACGTTGCTCGAAAACGGGTTCGGGTCCCATCGCATCGAGGGCATCGGTGACAAGCACGTGCCATGGATTCACAACGTGAAGAACACGGACTTCGTCACCGCCATCGACGACGAGGCGACGATGCAGCTCCTGCGACTGTTCAACGAGCCTGTCGGTCAGGAGTACCTCGTCGAACGTGGCGTGGCGGCAGAGTTCGTGGAGAAACTGCCCCTTCTCGGCATCTCCAGCATCGCCAACATGCTTTCTTCGATCAAGTTCGCGAAGTGGAACGAGATGAACCACAGCGATGTCG is a window from the Actinomycetota bacterium genome containing:
- a CDS encoding threonine synthase, whose amino-acid sequence is MTPDHVTGLRCVICGKIYAPDEVEYVCPEHGYDGILDVLYDYDLIASRTRRDDLGAEWSMWRYRPLLPIAADAAVPPLAVGWTPLYELPKQAEKLGLARLWIKDGGREPTASFKDRASAIAIVKAHERGATVITTASTGNAAAALSGLSASVGQENVIFVPRSAPEAKIAQLLAFGSTVFAVRGTYDDAFELCLRVADAYGWYNRNTAYNPYMSEGKKTAAYEIAEQLGWESPDAVLVSVGDGCIIGGLHKGFKDLLALGWIDRIPRLIGVQAEGSNYLAEAWETGEDVLTKPAIDAQTVADSISAGLPRDRIKAMAAVVETDGAYVTVSDDEILAAIPAMARASGVFGEPAGAAAYAGLLKAKELGLLTAGDKAVVLNTGSGLKDVASAVRAAGMAGSVSYEITPTLEAVRAVMEAP
- a CDS encoding ornithine carbamoyltransferase gives rise to the protein MQTGLRGRDMITTQEWTKDEIDTVLDLAFDLKRKQAVGEPHAYLRDKVLAMLFFFSSTRTRASFEAGMAQLGGHAMFMESRTTQISHGDTATEIGEILGRYSAGIAIRQVDWGVGNAYQRAVADASRVPVLNMQCEMYHPHQILADVMTIIEKKGDPRGRTLNVSYAYASSYQKPLSVPQSLILLATRFGMNVRLTRPPEFKLMPEIVAQAEENARRSKGSFEILEDFEDGFRDADVVYAKSWGAMLTTTDDEKSAAIGSKYTDWITDERRMALAKEDAIYMHPLPADRNVEVTDGVLDGPHSVVFDQAENRLHAQKAVMALTM
- a CDS encoding carbamate kinase, yielding MSNTRRPLAVVAIGGNSLIRDAEHRSVEDQYIAAGETDQHIAELIRTGWDVAITHGNGPQVGFILRRSELAKHELHEVPLDACGADTQGAIGYALQQNLYNDFLQLGIDKTVATVVTQVEVDATDPAFEHPAKPIGTFMDAEAAARRREVDGWEVVEDAGRGWRRVVASPLPKRIVEIEAIRELLGAGMAVICVGGGGIPVVADETGALTGVPAVIDKDRASALLAKELDADLLLISTAVEKVALGWGTPEQRWVDRMSLEEAKQYLGEGIHFAKGSMAPKIEAAITFLEGGGREVLITDPANIERGVAGETGTRIVQ